One window of the Carnobacterium maltaromaticum DSM 20342 genome contains the following:
- a CDS encoding NAD(P)/FAD-dependent oxidoreductase, with the protein MKNKRIGIVGAGIVGATTAFYLAKAGYSVTLYDDGNGQATAAAAGIICPWLSQRRNKEWYQLAASGAAFYPQLMHDLGEDYSDSEIYQQVGALIFKKNPATLLKLEKLALKRRETAPEIGELQILSPSEIEAKIPLLKTTESALFASGGARVDGHLLTKKLIEMLLDNGGTFIAGKIMLQQAEDHSFKIHAPTGVENYQQIILAVGAWLPELLTPLGYSVDIRPQKGQLAHLHLSTVDNSQQWPVVIPHGEKDIIPFSHGHILVGATHENDLGYDLSPTSPEIKAMITEASDLAPELSTADLIETKVGTRAYTSDFAPFFGPIPDNPQLYVASGLGSSGLTTGPLIGKMLAQLVLEQETALAVEDYPVKNYVKR; encoded by the coding sequence ATGAAAAATAAACGAATTGGAATTGTTGGAGCCGGTATTGTTGGAGCAACAACAGCCTTTTACTTAGCAAAAGCAGGCTATTCAGTGACACTGTATGATGATGGAAATGGGCAAGCTACAGCGGCAGCCGCCGGAATTATTTGTCCCTGGCTTTCACAACGACGCAATAAAGAATGGTATCAACTGGCAGCATCTGGAGCAGCTTTTTATCCACAATTGATGCATGATTTAGGGGAAGATTACTCTGACTCTGAGATCTATCAACAAGTTGGCGCGTTAATTTTCAAAAAAAATCCAGCAACGCTACTTAAATTAGAAAAATTAGCACTAAAAAGACGTGAAACCGCACCTGAAATAGGCGAGTTACAAATTCTATCACCAAGTGAAATTGAAGCTAAAATACCGCTTTTAAAAACAACTGAATCAGCTCTGTTTGCTAGTGGTGGTGCTCGTGTGGATGGTCATTTGTTAACAAAAAAATTAATTGAGATGCTACTAGATAATGGTGGGACATTTATAGCTGGTAAAATAATGCTACAACAAGCAGAAGACCACTCATTTAAGATTCATGCTCCGACTGGCGTCGAAAATTATCAACAAATTATCCTAGCTGTAGGCGCTTGGTTGCCCGAATTACTCACACCCTTAGGTTATTCTGTGGATATTCGTCCACAAAAGGGTCAATTGGCTCATTTACACTTATCCACAGTGGATAACTCACAGCAATGGCCAGTGGTAATTCCACATGGCGAAAAAGATATCATTCCGTTCAGTCATGGACATATTTTAGTTGGAGCCACTCATGAGAACGATTTAGGCTATGATTTATCTCCAACTTCACCAGAAATTAAAGCCATGATTACGGAAGCTAGCGACTTGGCTCCAGAATTATCCACAGCTGATTTAATTGAAACAAAAGTCGGAACACGAGCTTATACATCTGACTTCGCACCTTTCTTTGGTCCAATACCCGATAATCCCCAGCTCTATGTTGCTAGTGGATTAGGATCTTCTGGTTTAACAACCGGACCTTTAATTGGAAAAATGCTAGCTCAACTTGTACTGGAACAAGAAACAGCTCTTGCTGTGGAAGACTACCCTGTAAAAAATTATGTAAAAAGATAA
- a CDS encoding sulfite exporter TauE/SafE family protein: MSIGWLYFIVIILANTVGSLSGMGGGVIIKPVLDAIGAHSVGTISFYSSIAVFTMAIVSTIKQVKNGVTVKPKTVLFLSLGSVLGGIIGNVTFEGLLRIYSDEQVVQKIQISLTIVSLLFAIVYTHYKWSSWQLTKIHWYFSAGLFLGFLATLLGIGGGPINVALLMLCFGFPIKEATVYSIVTILFSQFSKLIATGLSTGYQIFDLSLLSFIIPAAIFGGFLGAQLSGILSDKRVLQVYQFVVVAVIGLNLWNLF, from the coding sequence ATGTCGATTGGCTGGCTTTATTTTATCGTGATTATTTTAGCAAATACTGTGGGTTCATTATCTGGTATGGGTGGTGGAGTGATAATTAAACCAGTATTAGATGCAATTGGAGCCCACTCTGTCGGGACAATTTCTTTTTATTCTAGTATAGCTGTGTTCACAATGGCCATTGTCTCCACTATTAAGCAGGTGAAGAACGGCGTGACAGTCAAACCAAAAACGGTCCTATTCCTTTCGCTAGGTTCTGTATTAGGTGGTATTATTGGGAATGTGACTTTTGAGGGCTTATTAAGGATCTATTCTGATGAACAGGTCGTTCAAAAAATTCAAATTAGTTTAACAATTGTTTCTTTGCTGTTTGCCATCGTATATACCCACTATAAATGGTCTTCATGGCAACTTACAAAGATTCATTGGTATTTTAGTGCTGGACTATTTTTAGGTTTTTTAGCAACGTTATTGGGAATTGGCGGTGGACCGATTAATGTGGCATTACTCATGCTCTGTTTTGGGTTTCCAATCAAAGAAGCAACCGTTTATTCTATTGTCACAATCTTGTTTTCTCAATTTTCCAAATTGATTGCAACAGGTTTATCCACAGGCTATCAAATTTTTGATTTAAGCTTACTTTCTTTTATTATTCCAGCTGCGATTTTTGGCGGATTTTTAGGGGCGCAATTAAGTGGCATCCTATCAGATAAAAGAGTCTTACAAGTCTATCAATTCGTAGTGGTAGCTGTGATTGGGTTGAACCTTTGGAATTTATTTTAA